One part of the Suncus etruscus isolate mSunEtr1 chromosome 2, mSunEtr1.pri.cur, whole genome shotgun sequence genome encodes these proteins:
- the CD180 gene encoding CD180 antigen, which translates to MPSNVLGFLFAVLLSASYQIISSLDQKCTEKEVNKTYNCENLGLREIPDTLPNTVEFLEFGFNLLPAIQNTTFSRIINLVFLDLTRCQINWIHEDTFQSHLQLDTIVLTGNPLIFMAETSLNGPRSLRHLFLIQTGISNLEFIPIQNLKSLESLYLGSNYISSMKFPPNFPTQNLKVLELQNNAIHYLSREDMGALRQASNLSLDFSGNDITGIEPGAFYSKNFQSLKFGGTLNVSVILNGLLNSTIQSLWLGTFQDLDNQDITPAMLEGLCRMHVHSLNLQNHYFSDVSLTMFQCFTGLQELDLTYTHLSVLPSGIAGMTLLKKLVLNSNHFHQLCQISAASFPFLTDLFIKGNLEKLDLGVGCLEKLEHLEKLDLSHSQVEASECCNLQLKTLPHLQNLNLSYNQPLGLQHQAFKECQHLQNLDLSFTQLRVDSSQSPFQNLQFLQVLNLSHCVLDTSNQNLLAGITNLQYLNLEGNHFSDGNIPKANLFQTLSTLKTLVLSLCELLSIDEQAFQHLEKLSYVDLSHNSLTSSSINALGHLKGLYLNLAANNMDIIPWHVLPILSQQSTINLSLNPLDCTCTNIHFITWYKENLKHVVNLEKTVCANPPALRGMKVSDVELACGMTTVGILFLFVFLLLFIIGLGFLVKFLLRWKYQHI; encoded by the exons ATGCCTTCGAATGTCCTTGGCTTCCTCTTTGCAGTGTTACTCTCTGCCAGCTATCAAATCATCAGTTCTTTGGACCAGAAGTGCACTGAG AAAGAAGTCAACAAAACATACAACTGTGAAAATTTAGGTCTCAGAGAAATTCCGGACACTTTACCAAACACAGTAGAATTTTTGGAATTTGGCTTTAATCTTCTACCAGCAATTCAAAATACAACTTTCAGCAGAATTATAAATCTTGTCTTTTTGGATTTGACCAG GTGTCAAATTAACTGGATACATGAAGATACTTTTCAAAGCCATCTTCAACTGGACACTATTGTGTTGACTGGAAATCCCTTGATATTCATGGCTGAAACATCACTCAATGGGCCCCGATCTCTTAGGCATCTTTTCTTAATCCAAACAGGGATATCAAATCTTGAGTTCATCCCAATACAAAATCTGAAAAGCTTGGAAAGTCTGTATCTTGGAAGCAACTACATTTCTTCCATGAAGTTTCCCCCCAACTTCCCAACACAGAATTTGAAAGTCCTGGAGTTACAGAATAATGCGATACACTACCTTTCTCGTGAGGACATGGGGGCTCTGAGGCAGGCCAGCAACCTCAGTCTTGATTTCAGTGGCAATGATATCACTGGCATTGAACCGGGGGCTTTTTATTCAAAAAACTTCCAAAGTTTGAAATTTGGAGGCACACTTAATGTGTCTGTTATACTAAATGGTCTGCTGAACTCTACCATTCAGTCTCTCTGGCTGGGGACATTCCAGGACCTTGATAATCAAGACATTACTCCAGCCATGCTGGAGGGGCTCTGCCGAATGCATGTACATAGCCTCAACTTGCAGAATCATTATTTCTCTGATGTGTCACTTACTATGTTCCAGTGCTTCACGGGACTCCAGGAATTGGATCTCACATATACTCACTTAAGTGTGCTCCCCTCTGGGATTGCAGGTATGACCTTGCTCAAGAAATTGGTCCTCAACTCAAATCATTTTCACCAATTGTGCCAAATCAGTGCTGCCAGTTTCCCTTTCCTTACAGACCTCTTCATCAAAGGTAACTTAGAGAAACTAGACCTTGGGGTTGGCTGTTTGGAAAAACTAGAACATCTTGAGAAACTTGATTTAAGCCACAGCCAAGTGGAGGCTTCTGAGTGCTGCAATCTACAACTCAAAACTTTGCCCCACTTGCAGAACCTAAACCTGAGCTATAACCAACCCCTTGGGCTTCAGCATCAGGCATTTAAAGAATGTCAGCATCTCCAAAATTTAGATTTGTCATTCACCCAATTGCGTGTTGATTCTTCACAGAGTCCTTttcaaaacctccaattcttaCAGGTTCTGAATCTCTCTCACTGCGTTCTGGATACCAGCAATCAGAACCTTCTTGCAGGCATCACAAATCTCCAATATCTCAACTTAGAGGGCAATCACTTTTCAGATGGCAACATCCCCAAGGCCAATCTATTTCAGACTTTGAGTACTTTGAAGACGTTGGTTTTATCTTTATGTGAACTCCTCTCTATAGACGAACAAGCATTCCAACACCTTGAAAAACTGAGCTACGTTGATTTAAGCCACAACAGCCTGACAAGTAGCAGCATCAATGCACTTGGCCACCTGAAGGGGCTCTACCTTAATCTGGCGGCCAACAACATGGACATCATTCCATGGCATGTCCTTCCCATCTTGTCACAGCAGAGCACCATTAACCTAAGTCTTAACCCCTTGGACTGCACCTGCACCAATATTCATTTCATCACATGGTACAAAGAAAACCTGAAACACGTCGTGAACTTAGAGAAGACTGTGTGTGCAAACCCCCCAGCTCTGAGGGGAATGAAGGTCTCTGATGTTGAACTGGCTTGTGGGATGACAACTGTGGGCATCttatttctctttgtgtttttACTCTTGTTCATTATAGGGCTCGGCTTTTTAGTTAAATTCCTTCTCAGGTGGAAATACCAGCACATCTAG